In Rhododendron vialii isolate Sample 1 chromosome 9a, ASM3025357v1, the following are encoded in one genomic region:
- the LOC131299897 gene encoding uncharacterized protein LOC131299897, whose translation MRLLCPLLVAPVITVAGCHGIPKFRVRSATFETYDIPTTNTSFTLKTNVALGIKNTNFGPYKYDSSTIYFYYGEVELGSAAILKLKAQFRRTKKFTVEVDLACTDLVGKTQLAHDLSSGLVPLSSRSKLTGKVELMLIFKKKKAVDMNCTMEVNTATKSLQNISCK comes from the coding sequence ATGAGGTTGCTTTGCCCTCTCTTGGTCGCTCCAGTAATAACCGTTGCCGGGTGCCATGGGATTCCCAAGTTCCGAGTCAGATCCGCCACCTTCGAGACGTATGATATCCCAACCACTAACACATCCTTCACTCTTAAAACCAACGTCGCACTTGGGATCAAGAACACCAATTTTGGACCCTACAAGTATGACAGTAGCACAATCTATTTCTACTACGGCGAAGTTGAGCTTGGGAGTGCAGCTATCCTCAAATTGAAAGCCCAATTCCGAAGGACCAAAAAGTTTACCGTTGAAGTGGACCTTGCTTGTACAGATCTAGTTGGAAAGACGCAACTGGCACATGATCTAAGCTCAGGACTTGTGCCTTTGAGTAGCCGATCGAAATTGACAGGGAAAGTGGAGTTGATGTTgattttcaagaagaagaaggctgTCGACATGAATTGTACAATGGAAGTGAATACCGCAACAAAGTCCCTCCAGAATATCAGTTGCAAGTAG